One window from the genome of Bufo bufo chromosome 4, aBufBuf1.1, whole genome shotgun sequence encodes:
- the ANKEF1 gene encoding ankyrin repeat and EF-hand domain-containing protein 1 has protein sequence MALESSVAQGRLETLQIYKLLQCVREQDKEQIEKLTKCGVPNLINLTEPNNGDGVLHLVAVANNVDMCHFLLNLGAHPNMQDLKGCTPAMKATELGHDLVLEVLLEAQADMTIANKEGKGVLFYCISPTKRHLRCFQLALASGADVNNTSAEGIPVLLAACEQARDCKEMCLRLLEKGADPNACNPKTGRTALMEAAREGAVEVVRSVLEKGGDGNAIDNQRYHAVHFAAKGGFFEILKVLSAYKGDMGIIAMDGNTALHHAASGGFADCCKFLGQRGCDPTWKNIKTLTPKAIAKEGGFKAAMKEIGKAMHQFKKYSKPNVKNPNPPWALTLHDWSFEHQLGLRESFAALDKGEGTVSREDFMEVLTEKGAPVTTEQMESIVHLHEKGRGGSISPEDFLKGSKYLQKAFILSSYGPKKKKKGKKGKKGKKGKLTLPMPICTMPGHLISRREDGGPPDFMIEACHNVTDVNRFDGDHPPQNPLTDDTAWYVDDQEKVYTHINFASKAGDLESLKRAFEEGVSVDVKDIFYKTPLISACAYGNMEAVRFLLEKGADVNTSDNFMWTPLHHACHAGQSDIAELLLQHGAKIDAVALNGSTPLMRAVESGSLDCVQLLMKSGAKVQIENKKGQNVLHVAKAYADYRLIDLIQAKLDSLPKPKEKKGGKRRGRMEGKSKALPKPQTPAIPEVMSAKRELSKASEVLLPRKEKSAMVQLNNLITLEEAKKVDITFVPKTVWITEPSTSDGIRKRETQRERFTYEVDFENFKMPFSKNLVEKSLALLVE, from the exons ATGGCATTAGAGTCATCCGTAGCACAAGGAAGACTGGAAACTCTACAGATCTACAAACTTCTTCAGTGCGTCCGAGAGCAAGACAAAGAACAGATAGAAAAACTCACCAAATGTGGTGTCCCGAACCTGATAAACCTCACCGAACCCAACAATGGAGATGGCGTTCTACACCTGGTGGCTGTGGCTAATAACGTGGACATGTGTCATTTCTTGCTTAACCTTGGAGCCCATCCTAATATGCAGGACTTAAAGGGATGTACACCAGCTATGAAGGCTACAGAGTTAGGTCATGACTTAGTCCTGGAGGTTCTACTGGAGGCTCAAGCTGATATGACCATTGCCAATAAAGAAGGAAAAG GGGTTTTATTTTACTGCATTTCTCCGACTAAGAGACATCTACGTTGCTTTCAGCTAGCATTGGCCTCTGGAGCTGATGTCAATAACACATCGGCAGAAGGAATACCGGTGCTGCTGGCCGCGTGTGAACAGGCGCGAGATTGTAAAGAAATGTGTCTAAGATTATTGGAGAAGGGAGCGGATCCCAATGCATGTAATCCG AAAACAGGTCGCACGGCTTTGATGGAAGCAGCAAGAGAAGGAGCCGTGGAAGTTGTCCGCAGTGTATTAGAGAAAGGCGGAGATGGGAATGCTATTGATAACCAGCGATATCATGCCGTCCATTTTGCTGCTAAAGGTGGATTTTTTGAG ATCTTGAAGGTTCTGTCTGCATACAAAGGAGACATGGGAATTATAGCAATGGATGGGAACACAGCTCTTCACCATGCAGCCAGTGGTGGCTTCGCCGATTGCTGCAAGTTCCTTGGACAAAGAG GTTGTGATCCCACctggaaaaatataaaaacccTGACACCTAAAGCCATTGCCAAAGAAGGTGGATTCAAAGCGGCAATGAAAGAAATAGGAAAAGCAATGCATCAATTTAAAAAATACTCCAAGCCAAATGTAAAAAATCCCAACCCACCATGGGCTCTTACATTGCATGATTGGTCATTTGAGCACCAGTTGGGCCTTCGAGAATCTTTTGCTGCGTTGGATAAGGGAGAAGGTACTGTCTCAAGGGAGGATTTTATGGAAGTCCTAACAGAGAAAGGAGCTCCAGTGACCACCGAACAAATGGAGAGTATTGTTCATCTTCATGAAAAAGGTAGAGGTGGAAGCATCAGTCCTGAGGATTTTTTGAAAGGGTCAAAGTACCTACAAAAAGCTTTTATACTATCCTCCTAtggaccaaaaaagaaaaaaaaaggaaagaaagggaagaaaggaaaaaaaggaaagctTACACTACCGATGCCAATATGTACAATGCCAGGTCACCTAATCTCACGTAGGGAAGATGGTGGACCACCCGACTTTATGATTGAAGCTTGCCATAATGTTACTGATGTCAACCGATTTGATGGTGACCACCCACCCCAGAACCCACTGACAGATGATACTGCCTGGTATGTGGATGACCAGGAAAAAGTTTATACTCACATAAACTTTGCGTCCAAAGCTGGAGACCTTGAGTCCTTGAAGAGGGCCTTTGAAGAGGGTGTATCAGTGGATGTGAAAGATATCTTTTATAAAACACCCCTAATATCTGCCTGTGCTTATGGGAATATGGAGGCTGTTCGATTCCTTCTGGAGAAAGG TGCTGACGTCAATACAAGCGATAACTTCATGTGGACCCCGCTTCATCATGCTTGTCACGCTGGCCAGAGTGACATTGCTGAACTGCTGCTACAACATGGAGCCAAGATAGATGCCGTCGCCCTGAATGGATCCACACCACTTATGAGAGCCGTGGAAAGTGGAAGTCTGGACTGCGTTCAGTTGTTAATGAAATCCGGAGCAAAGGTGCAGATTGAGAACAAGAAAG GACAAAATGTTCTTCATGTGGCAAAAGCATATGCCGATTATAGACTGATTGACTTGATTCAGGCCAAACTGGACAGCTTGCCAAAaccaaaagaaaagaaaggggGCAAGAGGAGAGGTAGAATGGAAGGCAAATCTAAAGCATTGCCTAAGCCACAAACCCCTGCAATCCCCGAGGTCATGTCTGCGAAGCGAGAG TTATCAAAGGCTTCAGAGGTTCTGCTTCCAAGAAAGGAGAAGAGCGCCATGGTTCAGCTCAATAATCTTATCACGCTGGAAGAAGCAAAGAAAGTTGACATAACGTTTGTACCAAAAACA GTTTGGATTACTGAGCCGTCAACATCCGATGGTATACGGAAGCGAGAAACTCAGAGGGAGCGATTTACATATGAAGTTGATTTTGAAAACTTCAAGATGCCGTTCAGCAAGAATTTAGTGGAGAAATCTTTGGCGCTGCTAGTGGAATAG